From Granulicella sp. WH15, the proteins below share one genomic window:
- a CDS encoding DUF6152 family protein, whose product MKKLLIGSVLTLGIVTLSAVPAFAHHSFAAEYDASKPITLHGKLTKLSWVNPHGWIYVEVQNPDHTATNWAVEFGGPNALLRRGLRETDFPLGIELTVNGYLAKNGAKIINGTSVKLPDGRSLFTGSLGTGAPGDPGYNQ is encoded by the coding sequence ATGAAGAAGCTACTGATTGGCTCCGTTCTCACGCTTGGCATCGTCACCCTATCCGCCGTGCCAGCCTTCGCTCATCACTCGTTTGCCGCGGAGTACGACGCGAGCAAGCCCATCACTCTGCATGGCAAGTTGACCAAACTCTCGTGGGTTAACCCGCATGGCTGGATCTATGTCGAGGTACAGAACCCGGACCACACCGCAACCAACTGGGCAGTCGAGTTTGGTGGGCCGAATGCGCTGCTGCGTCGCGGCCTGCGCGAGACAGACTTTCCGCTTGGCATCGAGCTAACCGTCAACGGTTACCTGGCGAAGAACGGCGCGAAGATCATCAACGGTACCTCCGTGAAGCTGCCCGATGGACGCAGCCTCTTCACCGGTTCGCTCGGCACTGGCGCGCCTGGCGACCCCGGCTATAACCAGTAA
- a CDS encoding carboxypeptidase-like regulatory domain-containing protein: MQKRILFFASLLWSAVLLGQQSTDATILGSITDATHAGISNAVVTITNVATSATTHLHTDSHGEYRTPPLRIGEYRVTVEAAGFKSFTEDRVQLAIGDVRKIDAALSPGQVSETVSVSASGAVLNTSDSTSGTVIGNDEIVELPLTSSNGRDYLQLALLSSGTAPAIAGVGISIGGQQGYNVAFLLDGIDNNAQFIRYSYGNQKEAIKPSVDAISQFKVVTNGYSAEYGRSSSGVVSVSIKSGTNKVHGTAYEFIRNDALDATPFFATKTPYTRNNFGASVGLPILRDRLFAFGDFELLRLTQSATSRDTLPTAAERTGCFPGPVYDPATYSGGTRTAFPIVTAATATALCPVGSYQIPQGRIDSIAAKLVQVYPVPATGGALNYNYVASANQAPVKFDFRIDSILSDKQNLFFRWSTQNQHYPATITLPQYNGVDYTNVQPTNDYGHSFAVGYDRIWLSTLISSVRAGWNYLNSVASSANTLNLNAALGFKGADTEIPGGLVASTVTGFTGLGGGGKGNITSTETRQISGDLTWAHGAHNFKFGVQQYWLQTNFVSAQQSEGTLSFTGGYTRQNNTVTASQYGPFADFLLGLPASGNLSNIEVVTDRQPLTHFFVLDDWRINRRLTLNAGLRYELNRPLLDKYNQLANDNLELIGSPLLVLAGANGSSRTSRSTINPDHTQLAPRIGVAYSLPGDKTVIRGAYGIFYSNAQQPGGMQSLQINPPFHLQIALSNSPTATAPALTLQGGFPANSLSLANAANVLTVSDDTQGRWPRAQQWNVNVQRELPGNILFEVGYAGNSLNGAWMQYDANQAPPEAGTTNNNRPFRTLAVTGTPYTITLADILRIGKIGYSHYNSLQARLEKRYASGFSLLASYSYAKTISLGENQSGGVQDLRNIQADRSVSSQDITHHITGSAVYDLPFGHRRKLGSSWNRYANAALGGWSVDPIVSYSTGLPFNLTVNGNPSNSGQGSLDGNNDRPNLNPADSNFNAAVNPATGKPTRNRTQWFNTNAFVANAPYTFGNVGRNTLRAADFVNLDLALHKRFKITGRVSTQLRLEGFNVANHNNLAAPNAAVGTATFGQVTSSASTSARELQAGVKVLF, encoded by the coding sequence GTGCAGAAACGCATTTTATTTTTCGCTTCTCTATTGTGGAGTGCTGTTTTGCTAGGTCAGCAATCTACCGATGCAACGATTCTCGGATCGATAACTGATGCAACTCATGCAGGTATATCGAACGCAGTGGTAACCATCACAAATGTTGCCACCTCGGCGACGACGCATCTGCATACCGATTCGCATGGCGAGTACCGCACCCCGCCTCTACGTATCGGAGAGTACCGCGTGACGGTAGAGGCTGCGGGCTTCAAGTCTTTTACGGAGGATCGAGTGCAGCTTGCGATTGGCGACGTACGTAAGATCGACGCGGCTCTTTCTCCCGGCCAAGTGTCGGAGACAGTGTCGGTCTCGGCATCGGGTGCGGTGCTGAACACCTCTGACTCCACGAGCGGCACAGTGATTGGTAACGACGAGATTGTGGAGCTTCCACTTACCAGTAGCAATGGACGCGATTATCTGCAACTGGCCCTGTTGTCTTCCGGTACAGCTCCCGCAATTGCCGGAGTGGGCATCAGCATCGGCGGCCAGCAGGGCTATAACGTTGCCTTTCTATTGGACGGTATTGACAATAACGCGCAGTTCATCCGTTATAGCTACGGCAACCAAAAGGAGGCAATCAAGCCTTCGGTCGACGCCATCAGCCAATTCAAAGTGGTGACGAACGGCTATTCGGCCGAGTATGGAAGGTCGTCGTCCGGTGTTGTCAGTGTGTCGATCAAGTCGGGTACGAACAAGGTGCATGGTACCGCCTATGAGTTCATCCGCAACGATGCCTTGGATGCTACGCCCTTCTTCGCAACGAAGACGCCATACACACGTAACAACTTCGGTGCGAGCGTCGGTCTGCCGATCTTGCGGGACAGGCTCTTTGCTTTCGGCGATTTTGAGCTGCTGAGGCTAACGCAGAGCGCGACCTCGCGCGACACCCTCCCCACGGCTGCGGAACGGACTGGCTGCTTCCCTGGGCCGGTCTACGATCCTGCGACCTACAGCGGAGGAACGCGAACGGCATTTCCCATCGTGACCGCTGCCACGGCCACGGCTCTTTGCCCCGTCGGTTCCTATCAGATTCCGCAGGGACGCATCGATTCCATTGCGGCGAAGCTGGTGCAGGTCTATCCTGTCCCCGCGACGGGAGGCGCGTTAAACTACAACTACGTGGCTTCGGCGAACCAGGCTCCGGTGAAGTTCGATTTCCGTATCGATTCGATTCTTTCTGACAAGCAAAACCTCTTCTTCCGCTGGAGCACGCAGAACCAACACTATCCCGCGACGATTACGCTGCCACAGTACAACGGCGTCGATTATACGAACGTGCAGCCTACCAACGACTATGGCCACTCCTTTGCGGTGGGTTACGACCGCATCTGGTTGTCGACGCTTATCAGCTCGGTCCGTGCCGGCTGGAACTACCTGAACTCAGTGGCGAGCAGCGCCAACACGCTGAACCTCAACGCAGCGCTTGGCTTTAAGGGGGCGGATACGGAGATACCCGGTGGTCTGGTGGCCAGCACCGTCACCGGGTTCACCGGCCTGGGTGGCGGAGGCAAGGGCAATATCACCAGCACCGAGACGCGGCAGATCTCGGGCGATCTCACCTGGGCACATGGAGCGCATAACTTCAAGTTTGGCGTTCAGCAGTACTGGCTGCAAACGAACTTCGTCAGTGCGCAGCAGTCGGAGGGAACGCTGAGCTTTACCGGCGGATACACGCGGCAGAACAACACAGTCACCGCTTCGCAGTACGGTCCGTTCGCAGACTTCCTGCTGGGCCTGCCAGCCTCCGGCAACCTGTCGAACATTGAGGTAGTGACGGATCGCCAGCCGCTTACGCACTTCTTCGTGCTGGACGACTGGCGCATCAACCGGCGGCTTACGCTGAACGCTGGTCTGCGCTATGAACTGAACCGTCCCTTGCTTGACAAGTACAACCAGTTGGCGAACGACAATCTGGAGCTGATAGGAAGCCCGCTGCTGGTGCTTGCCGGCGCCAATGGTTCCAGCCGCACCAGCCGTTCGACGATCAACCCCGACCATACACAACTTGCTCCGCGCATCGGAGTTGCCTACAGCCTCCCGGGCGACAAGACCGTGATCCGTGGCGCGTACGGAATTTTCTACTCGAACGCGCAGCAACCTGGCGGTATGCAGTCGCTTCAAATCAACCCTCCTTTCCACCTGCAGATTGCGCTTTCAAACTCACCGACGGCCACTGCTCCTGCTCTTACGCTGCAGGGAGGCTTCCCGGCCAACAGTCTCTCGCTGGCCAATGCGGCGAACGTGCTGACGGTCTCGGATGATACGCAGGGCCGCTGGCCGCGTGCGCAGCAGTGGAACGTCAACGTGCAGCGCGAGCTGCCGGGCAACATCCTCTTTGAGGTGGGCTACGCGGGCAATAGCCTGAACGGCGCGTGGATGCAGTACGACGCCAACCAGGCTCCACCAGAGGCCGGAACGACCAACAACAACCGGCCCTTCCGCACACTGGCTGTGACGGGCACGCCCTACACCATCACCCTCGCCGATATTCTGCGCATTGGCAAGATCGGCTATAGCCACTACAACTCGTTGCAGGCGCGGCTGGAGAAGCGTTACGCGTCGGGCTTCAGTCTGTTGGCGTCTTATAGCTACGCGAAGACGATCTCGCTTGGTGAGAACCAGTCGGGCGGCGTGCAGGATCTGCGCAACATCCAAGCCGATCGTTCGGTATCGAGCCAGGACATCACCCACCATATAACCGGTAGCGCGGTCTACGATCTGCCCTTTGGACACCGCCGCAAGCTAGGCTCCTCCTGGAACCGGTATGCCAATGCCGCGCTCGGCGGCTGGAGCGTCGATCCCATCGTTAGCTACAGCACTGGGCTCCCCTTCAACCTGACGGTCAATGGCAATCCCTCCAACTCTGGGCAGGGCAGCCTGGATGGAAACAACGACCGTCCGAATCTGAACCCCGCCGACTCCAACTTCAACGCGGCGGTTAATCCAGCCACCGGCAAGCCGACGCGCAACCGTACGCAATGGTTCAACACCAACGCCTTCGTCGCGAATGCTCCGTACACCTTCGGCAACGTGGGCCGCAATACTCTGCGTGCGGCTGACTTTGTGAACCTTGACCTGGCGCTGCACAAGCGGTTCAAGATCACCGGACGCGTGAGTACGCAGTTGCGGCTCGAAGGCTTCAACGTGGCCAACCACAACAATCTTGCAGCGCCCAACGCAGCCGTGGGTACTGCAACCTTCGGCCAGGTGACAAGCTCCGCGAGCACCTCGGCGCGCGAGCTTCAGGCCGGAGTCAAAGTGTTGTTCTAG